The Vicia villosa cultivar HV-30 ecotype Madison, WI linkage group LG1, Vvil1.0, whole genome shotgun sequence genome includes a region encoding these proteins:
- the LOC131607190 gene encoding scarecrow-like protein 32 has protein sequence MTQFTPSLPYMLSNPSSSMNKNNQIPTKPWFPTSKALSTFGDTNCMEQLLVHCANAIETNDVTLAQQILWVLNNIAPQDGDSNQRLAYSFLRALTNRAAKTGTCKMLVEQVYSSAHNNLTVDTHRFSVIELANFVDLTPWHRFGFAAANAAILEATEGFSVIHIVDLSSTHCMQIPTLIDAIANRHEVAPLIKLTVSDHANSSDHELPPKLDLSYEELGSKLVNFARSRNVTLEFRVVSSSYTNGFASLIEHLQVQRLVYSGEALVINCHMMLHYIPDETLSDSNSYVYDSISSSSSITSATTTTSLRSLFLKALRGLDPTLVVLVDEDVDLTSNNLVNRLRSAFNYLWIPYDTVETFLPRGSKQRQWYEADICWKIENVIAHEGVQRVERVEPIGKWEQRMRNANFQGIGFGEECVGEVKAMLDEHAAGWGLKKEDECIVLTWKGHNVVFASAWLNA, from the coding sequence ATGACGCAATTTACACCTTCACTACCTTATATGCTTTCAAACCCTTCTTCTTCCATGAACAAAAACAATCAAATACCAACTAAACCATGGTTCCCAACTTCCAAAGCCTTATCAACCTTTGGTGACACGAATTGCATGGAACAGTTACTTGTTCATTGTGCAAACGCAATCGAAACCAATGATGTAACACTTGCTCAACAAATCCTTTGGGTTCTCAACAACATAGCACCGCAAGATGGCGATTCAAATCAACGCTTAGCATATAGTTTCCTTAGAGCTCTTACCAACCGCGCAGCGAAAACCGGTACCTGTAAAATGCTAGTAGAACAAGTTTATTCAAGCGCTCATAACAATCTTACAGTAGATACACACAGGTTCTCGGTGATTGAACTAGCTAATTTTGTTGATTTAACACCTTGGCATCGATTTGGTTTCGCAGCAGCTAATGCAGCCATACTTGAAGCAACGGAAGGTTTCTCGGTTATTCATATTGTTGATTTGAGTTCAACTCATTGCATGCAGATTCCTACATTAATCGACGCTATCGCTAATCGTCACGAAGTTGCTCCTTTAATCAAACTCACTGTTTCTGATCATGCTAATAGCAGTGATCATGAACTTCCACCTAAACTTGATCTTTCTTACGAAGAATTAGGATCTAAGTTGGTGAATTTCGCTAGGTCGAGAAATGTAACATTGGAATTCAGAGTAGTTTCTTCTAGTTACACAAATGGTTTCGCTTCTTTGATTGAACATTTGCAAGTTCAACGTTTAGTTTATTCCGGTGAAGCCTTGGTTATTAACTGTCACATGATGCTTCATTATATTCCAGATGAAACCCTATCAGATTCAAACTCTTATGTTTATGATTCTATATCTTCTTCTTCTAGTATAACTTCTGCTACTACTACTACTTCACTAAGATCGTTGTTTCTTAAGGCGCTTCGAGGTTTAGATCCAACACTAGTTGTATTAGTAGATGAAGATGTTGATTTAACTTCAAACAACTTGGTGAATAGATTAAGGTCCGCATTTAACTATCTATGGATACCTTATGATACCGTCGAAACTTTCCTGCCGCGCGGAAGTAAACAAAGGCAATGGTATGAAGCTGATATATGTTGGAAGATAGAGAATGTGATAGCTCATGAAGGTGTTCAAAGAGTGGAGAGAGTTGAGCCTATAGGAAAATgggaacaaagaatgagaaatgcAAATTTTCAAGGGATTGGATTTGGTGAGGAATGTGTTGGTGAAGTGAAAGCTATGCTTGATGAACATGCTGCTGGATGGGGATTGAAGAAAGAAGATGAGTGTATTGTGCTTACATGGAAAGGTCATAATGTTGTCTTTGCTTCTGCTTGGTTGAATGCTTAA
- the LOC131643723 gene encoding putative scarecrow-like protein 16, which produces MELFSLTQDADSNQRLAYCFLRALTNRAAKTGTCKMLVEQVYSSAHNSLTVDTHRFSVIELAHFVDLTPWHRFGFAAANAAILEATEGFSVIHIVDLSSTHCMQIPTLIDAIANRHEVAPLIKLTVSDHANSSDHELPPKLDLSYEELGSKLVNFARSRNVTLEFRVVSSSYTNGFASLIEHLQVQRLVYSGEALVINCHMMLHYIPDETLSNSNSYVYDSISSSSSITSATTTTTSLRSLFLKALRGLDPTLVVLVDEDVDLTSNNLVNRLRSAFNYLWIPYDTVETFLPRGSKQRQWYEADICWKIENVIAHEGVQRVERVEPIGKWEQRMRNANFQGIGFGEECVGEVKAMLDEHAAGWGLKKEDECIVLTWKGHNVVFASAWLNA; this is translated from the exons ATGGAACTTTTCAGCTTA ACACAAGATGCTGATTCAAATCAACGCTTAGCTTATTGTTTCCTTAGAGCTCTTACCAATCGTGCAGCAAAAACTGGTACCTGCAAAATGCTAGTAGAACAAGTTTATTCAAGCGCTCATAACAGTCTCACAGTAGATACACACAGATTCTCAGTCATTGAGCTAGCTCATTTTGTCGATTTAACACCTTGGCATCGATTTGGTTTCGCAGCAGCTAATGCAGCCATACTTGAAGCAACGGAAGGTTTCTCGGTTATTCATATTGTTGATTTGAGTTCAACTCATTGCATGCAGATTCCTACATTAATCGATGCTATCGCTAATCGTCACGAAGTTGCTCCTTTAATCAAACTCACGGTTTCTGATCATGCTAATAGCAGTGATCACGAACTTCCACCTAAACTTGATCTTTCTTACGAAGAATTAGGATCTAAGTTGGTGAATTTCGCTAGGTCGAGAAATGTAACATTGGAATTCAGAGTAGTTTCTTCGAGTTACACAAATGGTTTCGCTTCGTTGATTGAACATTTGCAAGTTCAACGTTTAGTTTATTCCGGTGAAGCCTTGGTTATTAACTGTCACATGATGCTTCATTATATTCCAGATGAAACCCTATCGAATTCAAACTCTTATGTTTATGATTCTATATCTTCTTCTTCTAGTATAACTTctgctactactactactacttcaCTAAGATCGTTGTTTCTTAAGGCGCTTCGAGGTTTAGATCCAACACTAGTTGTATTAGTAGATGAAGATGTTGATTTAACTTCAAACAACTTGGTGAATAGATTAAGGTCAGCATTTAACTATCTATGGATACCTTATGATACGGTCGAAACTTTTCTGCCGCGCGGAAGCAAACAAAGGCAATGGTATGAAGCTGATATATGTTGGAAGATAGAGAATGTGATAGCTCATGAAGGTGTTCAAAGAGTGGAGAGAGTTGAGCCTATAGGAAAATgggaacaaagaatgagaaatgcGAATTTTCAAGGGATTGGATTTGGTGAGGAATGTGTTGGTGAAGTGAAAGCTATGCTTGATGAACATGCTGCTGGGTGGGGGTTGAAGAAAGAAGATGAGTGTATTGTGCTTACATGGAAAGGTCATAATGTTGTCTTTGCTTCTGCTTGGTTGAATGCTTAA